The nucleotide window GACCAGCCCGACCGACCTCGTCGGCTCGGCATCCCTCGCGCTCCGGTATCGGATCCCATCCTCCCCGATGCCACGGACCACACTTGGCGAGTCTGGCCACCGTCAGCCAGCTCCCTCGGATCAGCCCATACTCGGTAAGCGCATCGACGGCGTATTGACTACAGGTCGGGATAAAGCGGCACGAGGCGGGCCGTAGTGGCGAAACCATGTGCCGGTATAACTCAATCAAATAGATGGCGCCGCGAACGGCCTTCCGGCCGGTGGCCCGACCCACTCCGCCAGGACCGCATGCCCACTGACTCACCGATCAGTACCTGCCAATGCGAAGGCGCGTCGCAACCCACTTCGCAACTGTTGCTCCAACCACGCCGATGAGACATCGCGGCTACTCGGCAAGGCACGAATCACCACCCGATCACCGGGATGCAAGGCCGCCAACATCGGACGAGCGACGTGCCGCAGACGCCGCGCGACACGATGGCGGTCGACAGCGGTGCCTACGGATTTGGCGATGATGAGACCCACCCGAGGGCCACTGCCGTCGGGCTCGTCGCTCCGCCGGACGTACACGATAGCGTCGGGTTGGACGATGCGC belongs to Mycobacterium basiliense and includes:
- the yidD gene encoding membrane protein insertion efficiency factor YidD, which codes for MSQWACGPGGVGRATGRKAVRGAIYLIELYRHMVSPLRPASCRFIPTCSQYAVDALTEYGLIRGSWLTVARLAKCGPWHRGGWDPIPEREGCRADEVGRAGPVNHGKSESFV
- the rnpA gene encoding ribonuclease P protein component, whose translation is MLSAGNRMRRSTEFDATVRHGLRIVQPDAIVYVRRSDEPDGSGPRVGLIIAKSVGTAVDRHRVARRLRHVARPMLAALHPGDRVVIRALPSSRDVSSAWLEQQLRSGLRRAFALAGTDR